The following proteins are co-located in the Toxotes jaculatrix isolate fToxJac2 chromosome 9, fToxJac2.pri, whole genome shotgun sequence genome:
- the LOC121187645 gene encoding thymus-specific serine protease, with translation MFLSSARFLILLLLLNYVDAGRVLRKIKERVRDLQLQKAKQQLLMHTVSGHQPLRHVKEGRIHQPLDHFNRKHVSTFPQRFFVNEAYWQRPDGPVFLFIGGEGPIFEFDVLAGHHVDMADKHRALLLAVEHRFYGDSINPDGLKTENLADLSSQQALADLAVFHQYISQNFSLSHRNTWICFGGSYSGALSAWFRGKYPHLVYGAVASSAPVKAKLDFSAYNNIVGLSLKNKAVGGSEKCLSVVREAFAAVEAALMSGNVSQVAVDFGCCQIPKDPDDQLELIQSLADIFMGSVQYNEEGVLMSIHELCGLMTNKSEAYEGEMEPYNRLVKLAQIYRSTSEEPCLDISHDKTVKDLMDTSLHSGRRSERQWTYQTCTEFGFYQTCEDATCPFSGMMTLQADTQLCPMLFGISQHSLPARIAFTNTYYGGDNPRTHRVLYVNGGIDPWQELSVVWDKNEEKEEVQTVFIEDTAHCADMMSRRVTDRCSLKKAREAIENHVASWLKTAAQEKMEKRRV, from the exons ATGTTTTTGTCATCAGCCCGCTTTCTTATCCTTCTACTCCTCTTGAACTATGTTGACGCTG GACGAGTTCTGAGGAAGATTAAGGAACGTGTGCGTGATCTTCAACTGCAGAAAGCTAAGCAGCAGCTCCTGATGCACACGGTCAGTGGTCATCAGCCTCTCAGACATGTGAAGGAGGGACGGATCCACCAGCCTCTGGACCACTTCAACCGAAAGCACGTCAGCACCTTCCCTCAG AGGTTCTTTGTGAATGAGGCGTACTGGCAGCGTCCTGATGGTCCAGTGTTCCTCTTCATTGGAGGAGAGGGGCCCATCTTTGAGTTTGATGTTCTGGCAG GTCACCATGTTGATATGGCTGACAAACACAGGGCTCTGCTATTGGCTGTGGAGCATCGTTTCTATGGTGACAGCATCAACCCTGACGGCCTAAAAACAGAGAACCTGGCAGACCTCAGCAGCCAGCAGGC ACTTGCTGATTTGGCTGTATTCCACCAGTACATCAGCCAAAACTTCAGTCTGAGCCACAGGAACACCTGGATCTGTTTTGGAGGCTCCTACTCTGGAGCTCTGTCTGCCTGGTTCAGAGGAAAG TATCCCCATTTGGTATATGGAGCTGTGGCCTCTTCTGCTCCTGTAAAGGCGAAGCTGGACTTCTCCGCCTACAACAAT ATTGTTGGCTTGAGTCTAAAGAACAAAGCAGTTGGTGGCTCAGAAAAG tgtctgtctgttgtgcGAGAAGCCTTTGCTGCTGTGGAAGCAGCCTTGATGAGCGGTAATGTCAGCCAGGTGGCTGTGGACTTTGGCTGCTGTCAGATCCCCAAGGATCCTGATGATCAG CTTGAGCTAATACAAAGCCTGGCTGACATCTTTATGGGATCCGTGCAGTACAATGAAGAAGGCGTCCTCATGTCTATTCATGAGCTGTGTGGTCTCATGACCAATAAGAGCGAGGCATATGAAGGAGAGATGGAGCCTTACAACCGCCTTGTCAAACTAGCACAG ATTTACCGCTCCACCAGTGAGGAGCCCTGTCTGGACATCTCCCATGATAAAACAGTGAAGGATCTGATGGACACGTCCCTCCACTCAGGCAGGAGATCAGAAAGGCAGTGGACCTACCAGACCTGCACTGAATTTGGCTtct accAGACTTGTGAGGATGCCACTTGTCCGTTCTCTGGGATGATGACCCTGCAAGCTGATACTCAGCTTTGTCCCATGCTGTTTGGCATTTCCCAGCATTCTCTGCCTGCACGCATTGCCTTCACAAACACTTACTATGGAGGAGACAACCCTCGCACACACAGGGTCCTTTATGTCAATG GTGGAATTGATCCATGGCAGGAGCTGTCAGTGGTCTGGGACAAGAACgaggaaaaagaagaggttCAGACAGTTTTTATTGAAGACACTGCTCACTGTGCTGATATGATGAGTAGAAGAGTCACAGACCGCTGCTCACTGAAGAAGGCCAGAGAG GCGATTGAGAACCATGTGGCCAGTTGGCTGAAGACGGCCGCccaggagaagatggagaaaagaCGAGTCTGA
- the LOC121187496 gene encoding lysophosphatidic acid receptor 6-like, with amino-acid sequence MVKLVYAVLFGCVMVVGLPLNAVSLWILLHRHNLKSPNVVFMVNLAISDLLLVISLPLRVYVYATGTWPLSTTACTLVTILFRSNIRSSFIFITFISVDRLLAVVYPLKSRHLRTSSNAWRAVALIWMFILVSNIPEGLASSRIPCNNSEPTCFEFCRHPRRPPVYFQTVLVFAMLAVNVACTALVTWTLRRNLNESVRVHNKIIRLHL; translated from the exons ATGGTAAAGCTGGTTTATGCTGTTCTGTTTGGCTGCGTTATGGTAGTAGGTCTGCCTCTTaatgctgtgtcactgtggatTCTGTTGCACCGCCACAACCTCAAATCACCCAATGTTGTCTTCATGGTTAACCTGGCAATCTCAGACCTGCTGCTCGTCATCTCCTTGCCACTGAGGGTCTACGTTTATGCCACAGGTACGTGGCCACTGAGTACTACGGCATGCACCTTGGTCACAATTCTCTTCCGCAGCAACATCCGCTCcagcttcatcttcatcaccttcatcagCGTGGACCGGCTGCTGGCTGTGGTTTATCCCCTGAAGTCACGCCATCTTCGAACCTCGTCCAACGCCTGGAGAGCTGTTGCGCTCATTTGGATGTTTATTTTGGTGTCGAACATCCCAGAGGGACTGGCCTCTTCAAGAATTCCATGCAACAACAGTGAGCCTACGTGTTTTGAATTTTGCCGGCATCCTCGTCGACCACCAGTTTATTTTCAGACTGTGTTGGTGTTCGCCATGCTGGCGGTCAATGTTGCGTGCACTGCGCTGGTGACTTGGACTCTTCGCAGGAATCTGAATGAGTCTGTAAGGGTCCATAACAAG ATCATTCGATTACACCTTTGA